Proteins encoded by one window of Deltaproteobacteria bacterium:
- a CDS encoding 6-carboxytetrahydropterin synthase: MEFSASYRDASGATLGHNWELEVTLAGPVDGETGMLIDLKDLKSVLEREVEARFDHRCLNDDTPYFRDRAPTPERFASLLFELLDKALPSGLLHRVRLSPTRDLTIEVTR; this comes from the coding sequence ATGGAATTCTCCGCCTCGTATCGCGACGCCTCGGGCGCGACGCTCGGCCACAACTGGGAGCTCGAGGTCACGCTCGCGGGACCGGTGGACGGCGAGACCGGGATGTTGATCGACCTGAAGGATCTGAAGTCGGTGCTCGAGCGCGAGGTCGAGGCGCGTTTCGACCACCGCTGCCTGAACGACGACACACCGTATTTTCGCGACCGCGCCCCGACGCCGGAGCGCTTCGCCTCGCTGCTCTTCGAGCTTCTCGACAAGGCCCTGCCGAGCGGTCTTCTGCACCGCGTGCGGCTCAGCCCGACGCGCGATCTGACCATCGAGGTCACCCGTTGA
- a CDS encoding 6-carboxytetrahydropterin synthase yields the protein MIRTLRRYEFSAAHVLARSDWSDERNRAVYGKCANPAGHGHNYRFELTLEGAGPSGDALDAIVRSRVLDELDARLLNREVAAFRLVVPTAENIARHIWDTLCVALEPARLTCVRLIETGNNSVEYFGS from the coding sequence TTGATCCGAACGCTCCGCCGCTACGAGTTCTCCGCGGCGCACGTGCTCGCGCGCTCGGACTGGAGCGACGAACGAAACCGCGCCGTCTATGGCAAGTGCGCGAATCCCGCCGGGCACGGCCACAACTACCGCTTCGAGCTCACACTCGAGGGGGCCGGGCCGTCGGGCGATGCGCTCGACGCGATCGTTCGCTCACGCGTCCTCGACGAGCTCGACGCGCGCCTGCTGAACCGTGAAGTCGCCGCGTTCCGGCTCGTCGTGCCGACGGCGGAGAACATCGCCCGACACATCTGGGATACGCTCTGCGTCGCGCTCGAGCCGGCGCGTCTGACCTGCGTGCGCCTGATCGAGACCGGCAACAACTCGGTCGAGTACTTCGGGAGCTGA
- the lexA gene encoding transcriptional repressor LexA has product MHLTKRQKEIFDFVCEYLEREGYAPSLEEIGERFGLSSVATVHKHVQNLVEKNLLRKAWNRSRSIEVVRDEPAPASVEIPLLGRVAAGRPIEAIAIPDTIAVPPEMVARRNCFALRVAGDSMIDDHIVDGDVVVLESRKNPRGGETVVALIRGEECTLKRFYQDGGKVRLVPANAALSPMEFPAEDVEVQGVVIGLVRNF; this is encoded by the coding sequence CTTCGATTTCGTCTGCGAGTACTTGGAGCGAGAGGGGTACGCACCGAGCCTCGAGGAGATCGGAGAGCGGTTCGGCCTCTCGTCCGTGGCGACGGTTCACAAGCACGTGCAGAACCTCGTCGAAAAGAACCTGCTGCGGAAGGCCTGGAACCGCAGTCGCTCGATCGAGGTGGTCCGCGACGAGCCCGCGCCGGCCAGCGTCGAGATCCCGCTGCTGGGGCGCGTCGCGGCCGGACGGCCGATCGAGGCGATCGCGATCCCCGACACGATCGCCGTCCCTCCCGAGATGGTCGCGCGCAGGAATTGCTTCGCACTTCGCGTCGCGGGCGACTCGATGATCGACGACCACATCGTCGATGGCGACGTGGTCGTGCTCGAATCGCGAAAGAACCCGCGCGGCGGCGAGACGGTGGTCGCGCTGATCCGAGGCGAGGAGTGCACGCTGAAGCGCTTCTACCAGGACGGCGGAAAGGTCCGCCTGGTGCCAGCAAACGCCGCGCTGTCGCCGATGGAGTTCCCGGCCGAGGACGTCGAGGTTCAGGGCGTCGTGATCGGGCTGGTGCGGAACTTCTGA
- the folE gene encoding GTP cyclohydrolase I FolE, with amino-acid sequence MEGLIEELLREIGEKPEREGLVRTPGRVARSFEFLTQGYELDPQKILNEAVFEESDNEMLIVKDVDFYSLCEHHLLPFFGRAHVAYVPNGKIVGLSKIPRLVEMYSRRLQVQERLTNEIARAIEKVLQPRGVAVIIEARHLCMMMRGVQKQNSYAISSAMLGEFESDPKTRAEFVQLIHNARVA; translated from the coding sequence ATCGAGGGCCTGATCGAGGAGCTGCTGCGCGAGATCGGCGAGAAGCCGGAGCGCGAGGGGCTCGTGCGTACGCCCGGCCGCGTCGCCCGCTCGTTCGAGTTCCTCACCCAGGGCTACGAGCTCGATCCCCAGAAGATCCTGAACGAGGCGGTCTTCGAAGAGTCCGACAACGAGATGCTGATCGTGAAGGACGTCGACTTCTACAGCCTCTGCGAGCACCACCTGCTCCCGTTCTTCGGCCGCGCACACGTGGCGTACGTGCCGAACGGCAAGATCGTCGGACTCTCGAAGATTCCGAGGCTGGTCGAGATGTACTCCAGACGCCTGCAGGTTCAGGAGCGGCTGACCAACGAGATCGCCCGCGCGATCGAGAAAGTTCTGCAGCCGCGTGGGGTTGCCGTGATCATCGAGGCCCGCCACCTGTGCATGATGATGCGCGGCGTCCAGAAGCAGAACTCCTACGCGATCTCGAGCGCGATGCTCGGCGAGTTCGAGTCCGATCCCAAGACCCGCGCCGAGTTCGTGCAGCTGATCCACAACGCCCGCGTCGCCTGA